In Falco naumanni isolate bFalNau1 chromosome 5, bFalNau1.pat, whole genome shotgun sequence, the following are encoded in one genomic region:
- the LOC121088590 gene encoding olfactory receptor 10AC1-like, which translates to MPCGGCMERDNKSTDAAMEFLLLGFSELLCLRVLLFLIFLTVHLVTLVGNAMIFVAVVMEPSRPPMLFFLCQLSVIELCYTLVIVPKALLSLIVGDSSTISFMGCAVQMHLFVALGGAECFLLAAMSYDRYVAICQPLHYVAVMSEGFCLRLAVTCCLVAFAVALGLTLAVFCLPFCQSRCINHFFCDVPAVLHLVCTQSYAAELPLLAAFVLFLLLPFLLILTSYVCIAAALVHVTSSVGRGKAISTCVSHLAITLLHYGCATFMYVRPKSSYSPARDKTVSLVYTNFTPLLYPLVYSLRNKEIRGVLRKMLRKKKKAQLNWDDIRAMMCVCGKLQQNE; encoded by the coding sequence ATGCCATGTGGAGGCTGTATGGAGAGGGACAATAAGAGCACGGATGCAGCCATGGAGTTCCTCCTGCTCGGCTTCTCCGAGCTGCTCTGTCTGCGGGTCCTcctcttccttatttttctcaCTGTCCATTTGGTCACATTGGTGGGGAATGCGATGATCTTTGTGGCAGTGGTTATGGAGCCTTCCCGtcctcccatgctttttttcctctgccagctgtCCGTCATAGAGCTGTGCTACACCTTAGTCATTGTCCCCAAGGCGCTTCTCAGCCTGATCGTGGGGGACAGCAGCACCATTTCTTTCATGGGCTGTGCCGTGCAGATGCACCTCTTTGTGGCGCTCGGTGGGGCCGAGTGCTTCCTCCTGGCAGCCATGTCATACGACCGTTACGTtgccatctgccagcccctgcactaTGTGGCGGTGATGAGCGAGGGGTTCTGCCTCAGGTTGGCTGTGACGTGCTGCCTGGTGGCCTTTGCCGTCGCCCTGGGGCTGACACTGGCTGTGTTCTGCTTGCCTTTCTGCCAGTCACGTTGCATCAACCACTTCTTCTGCGatgtccctgctgtgctgcacctgGTGTGCACACAGAGTTACGCCGCTGAGCTGCCGTTGCTGGCTGCCtttgtgcttttcctgctgctccccttcCTTCTCATCCTCACCTCATATGtctgcattgctgctgctttggtaCATGTCACCTCCTCCgtgggaaggggaaaagccaTTTCCACCTGTGTTTCACACTTGGCCATCACCTTGCTACACTATGGATGTGCCACCTTCATGTACGTTCGTCCCAAGTCCAGTTACTCCCCAGCTCGAGATAAGACGGTGTCTCTGGTTTACACCAACTTTACTCCATTACTGTATCCCCTCGTCTATAGCCTGAGGAACAAGGAAATCAGGGGAGTCCTCAGGAAAATgttgaggaagaagaaaaaagctcagCTGAACTGGGATGATATCAGAGCTATGATGTGTGTGTGCGGTAAACTTCAGCAGAACGAATGA